Proteins encoded within one genomic window of Zavarzinella sp.:
- a CDS encoding glycosyltransferase codes for MLTGNSLGNLLKKTHHRTTGVVGINFVIDELNRAGTESQLLALINGLDRRKFLPTLTILRDTVSPLEQELAADVPTIHLGVQHLIGLRSLPAASRLLSFWRQHKVQILQTYFLDSCYFSVPLAKLAGIRHIIRVRNNTGYWLTPRQQWLGKGLEKLCRLTLTNSPQAREQLIERENVPAWKVRVIANGVDMERFSGLPVPKFGPTVHVGMVANLRDVKNVESFIRVAAKLCSTRRSVKFSVAGEGPLRPHLEAEIARLNLGGSFQLLGKCEDIPHYLGGLDVAVLCSTSESMSNAVLEYMAAARGIVVTDVGNNSQLIRHNVDGHVIPANVDGALQKSLETLIDNPETTRKMGRNARTRVEEQYARKVMLREFEELYAGLAENW; via the coding sequence ATGTTGACGGGCAATTCACTGGGCAATTTGTTAAAAAAAACTCATCATCGCACTACTGGCGTCGTGGGCATTAACTTTGTCATCGACGAACTGAACCGTGCGGGGACCGAGTCACAGTTATTGGCGCTAATCAACGGGTTAGATCGACGTAAGTTCTTACCCACCCTGACGATACTGCGAGATACCGTTTCGCCGCTGGAGCAGGAACTGGCTGCGGATGTGCCCACGATTCACCTTGGGGTGCAGCACTTGATCGGTTTGCGATCGTTGCCTGCTGCAAGCAGATTGTTAAGTTTCTGGCGGCAGCACAAAGTTCAGATTCTTCAGACCTATTTTCTGGATAGTTGCTACTTTTCGGTGCCACTGGCGAAACTGGCAGGGATCCGTCACATTATTCGCGTGCGAAATAATACTGGCTACTGGTTGACCCCTCGGCAACAGTGGCTGGGCAAAGGACTGGAAAAACTGTGTCGCCTGACGCTGACCAACAGCCCACAAGCACGTGAACAGTTGATTGAACGTGAGAATGTGCCCGCCTGGAAGGTGCGTGTGATTGCCAATGGCGTGGATATGGAACGTTTTTCGGGATTACCTGTACCTAAATTTGGCCCCACCGTCCACGTGGGGATGGTGGCCAACCTGCGGGACGTAAAGAACGTAGAAAGTTTCATCCGAGTTGCCGCAAAGCTATGCAGCACAAGGAGATCGGTAAAATTTTCGGTTGCAGGTGAAGGTCCACTTCGACCGCACCTGGAGGCAGAGATTGCCCGCCTGAACCTTGGGGGATCGTTCCAACTGTTGGGCAAATGTGAAGATATCCCCCACTATCTGGGTGGGCTCGATGTGGCTGTGCTTTGTTCCACGTCAGAATCGATGTCGAATGCGGTGCTGGAATACATGGCAGCCGCACGTGGGATTGTGGTAACCGATGTCGGCAACAACAGCCAATTGATTCGCCACAATGTCGACGGTCATGTGATCCCCGCCAATGTAGATGGGGCACTGCAAAAAAGCCTTGAAACGCTGATCGATAATCCGGAAACCACCCGCAAGATGGGCCGCAACGCCCGCACACGGGTGGAAGAACAGTACGCACGTAAAGTGATGCTGCGAGAATTTGAAGAACTATACGCGGGCCTAGCAGAAAATTGGTAA
- a CDS encoding glycosyltransferase family 4 protein, whose amino-acid sequence MKILHLTASTFWGGPERQMLGLAQALPFEYQTFFASFAENGRCQPFLEKTREAGFESYRIKSDTPHLQQAVGDISQLIRQIDADVLLCHGYKSNLLGRLAARTTNVPCVAVSRGWTGETWKVQFYDWLDRKHLRCMNRVVCVSTEQARRVRKTGVPASKIRVIKNAMRDELLEPLHHSQREKLANVVPHDRYVILGAGRLSPEKGYMYLVKSMVELVKQHPNVLLLLCGEGPERGAIEEFIRHHMLHDHVRLLGFRTDVDQLLAMAQVMILPSLTEGLPNIALEAAARRIPTIATAVGGTPEIVKHLETGLLVPPEQENEISRQIIWLMKNPHRAEQLVENAQEHVVHEFSFRGQAAKYVELFEELVAVPSAGGTWVC is encoded by the coding sequence ATGAAAATACTTCATTTGACCGCCAGCACCTTCTGGGGTGGGCCAGAACGCCAGATGCTTGGTCTGGCTCAGGCACTGCCGTTTGAATATCAGACCTTTTTTGCCAGTTTTGCCGAAAATGGCCGCTGCCAGCCATTTCTGGAAAAAACACGCGAGGCAGGCTTCGAATCGTACCGCATCAAGTCCGATACTCCCCACCTGCAACAGGCTGTGGGGGATATTTCGCAACTGATTCGCCAGATCGATGCCGATGTGCTGCTCTGTCACGGCTACAAATCCAATCTGCTGGGCCGACTTGCAGCACGCACCACGAATGTGCCGTGTGTGGCAGTTTCCCGTGGCTGGACCGGCGAAACCTGGAAAGTGCAGTTTTACGACTGGCTCGATCGCAAGCACCTGCGTTGCATGAATCGCGTGGTGTGCGTCTCCACCGAACAGGCACGTCGTGTGCGGAAAACGGGTGTGCCTGCCAGCAAAATTCGCGTCATCAAGAACGCAATGCGGGACGAATTATTAGAGCCTCTTCATCATTCGCAGCGTGAAAAACTGGCGAACGTGGTGCCCCACGATCGATATGTCATTCTGGGTGCGGGTCGCCTCAGTCCCGAAAAAGGCTACATGTATCTGGTGAAGTCGATGGTGGAACTGGTGAAACAGCACCCCAACGTCTTACTATTGCTGTGCGGCGAAGGACCTGAACGTGGGGCCATTGAAGAATTCATACGCCACCACATGCTGCACGATCATGTGAGGTTGCTGGGCTTCCGCACCGACGTGGATCAATTGCTGGCGATGGCGCAAGTAATGATACTGCCGTCACTTACGGAAGGATTGCCGAATATTGCTCTGGAAGCAGCCGCACGCCGGATTCCCACTATTGCAACGGCTGTCGGTGGTACGCCCGAAATTGTGAAGCACCTGGAAACCGGCCTGCTGGTGCCACCCGAACAGGAAAATGAGATTTCCCGCCAGATTATCTGGCTGATGAAAAACCCGCACCGTGCGGAACAGTTGGTAGAAAACGCCCAGGAGCATGTTGTCCACGAGTTTTCCTTCCGTGGGCAGGCGGCGAAATACGTTGAGTTATTCGAGGAACTGGTGGCAGTTCCCAGTGCAGGAGGCACGTGGGTATGTTGA